Genomic segment of Pseudothermotoga hypogea DSM 11164 = NBRC 106472:
CAGTGCGAACGGTGGCAGGAATTTGATGAATATCCAAAATCTCGCGAAGTCCATCGGTTTGAGAGCTATAACCCACCAGCGGAAGTCCACCTTGAACGCCCAATAGACAATTGACAAAACTATGTGCGTCGCGAACACCGTACAAACGCTCAACGCGAATGCCTTCCAAAGTTGTCCAAGGTGGAACTTGGGTTTCTCAAGATTCGTGGCCAAACCGTAACTGACCAAGTTCCCACCGATCCTGCGATGGTACACGAAGTGCCAGACGATGAACAAACCGATCGCGATCAAGGCGTTGAACGTCGCCCATCGTGCGAAACCGATCGTGAGGCTCTGCGGCCAGAATGCATTTGGTGTTGGAGTCCTCCCACCCGGTTGCTGGAATCTGAAGAACGTGAACGCTGGGATCGCGGTCACGAGGAAGAAACCTACAAGCCACGTGATGATGCTCAAGGCTTTGTTGTTCACTTGGAAACCGATCGGTCTGCTTCTCAAAGACGAGAAGTACGCCGTTTGGAGCAGACAGTAACCGTAGCTCAGCAGGAACATGATACCTCCTATCAAACCGAGCAGAGTTCCAAACTCCTTCCATGGCCAGATCTGGTTCTTTGGGTCTATGTACTTCGGTGGCTTGATGGAGTCCTGCAAGAACTCGATGGCGTTGCCGATCGCTTCGGTCGACAAGTGGTCCCCGGGATGAGTGCAGTTGGGAATGTAGAGTTTTCTTGCAGACTTGTTTTCAAAGGAACCATAAAGCTTGTTGGGAACGACGTCTTCGGTTGTTCCAAAAGCGATTTTCAATTTCTGTGTCTTGACGATGTCCGAAGCTTTTTCAACGCCCCACATCAACCGACTGAACTCGTCGTATTTACTGAATATGACGGCGAAGTTGAACGGTGTTTCGGCTGTCACCTTCGGTGCTCCGTACGTTTCCGAAGAAGAGCCAACGAGTATGACTGTTCGAACCAGGTGCGGGTATCTTCCGGCCGCACTCAGCGTGGACCAACCACCCATCGAGTGTCCCTCAACGGCGATGTTGTCTTTGTCGACGAATGGCAGGCTGGCCAGATACAGCAGTCCATCGGCCGCACCGCGCGCAGGGTTGGCGAGTCCGCCCTTGATCTGCTCAGAATAACCATGCCCGGCCATGTCCATGGCGAAGACCACATAACCTCGCCTCGCGAACTCGATGTTGAAGCCACTCTGCGTTTCTCGAGAGTTGATGTATCCGTGCATGGTTAAAACTGCTGGTGCGGGTTTCTCGGGAGAGACACCTTTGGGGATGAAAAGCAAAGCGCTCAGAATTTTACCGTCGCTGCTGACGAAACGCACGTCTTTGACCTGAACCCTTCCAAAGTCTGTCTGGACCAGGTGAGCGATGAGAGAACCGACGAACACCAATGCGAGCGAGAGCAAGACCCAGAAAACACCCTTCTTCACGCAGACACACCCCCTTCAAAAAAATTGGCCATACCCCTTGTCGAGGTATGGCCTTCTCCAATTCTCCTCCATACCACTGGCGAAGAAACATTATCTGAAACGAGTATAGACGATCTACCTACCTTATGTCAACTCGATATGACAGATTTCAAATCTTCTATGGACCAAATCTACGAATATCAAAGAAGTCCAAATGTTTGGAAAGATCGCAGAATGTCCTCATTTGTTCGCTGTCCGAAAAAGTGAACGCCTGCGAGCTCGATCTTTTACTTGTGAGAGAAATCATCTCAATCGAACAGTTCTTTTCTCTCATCGATGTTCAAGAACACCACGTTGTGCAACAGTGCCCTGATTCTCATGATCTCTTCTTCGTGCCTCTTTATGAAACCTTTATTCGTCAAAAAGATGACGAACAGACCGTCCTGGCGACACCAGATCGTTGTGCCTGTGAAACCGCTGTGACCAAAGGCTTTCTCCGTCAGCATGTCCCCACTGCTCGTACCACTCGCCGGGCACATCCAGCCAAGGTGTCTTTTTCCGTTGCTCGCTTCGACAATTGTTTGAGTGAACAATTTCACCACAGGTTTCGGCGCTATTTTGCCCGTCAAAAGCGAACTCATGAACGTGAACAGGTCCCTAACGTTCGAGAACAGACCCGCGTTTCCACTCACACCGCCAAGGTAGTAAGCAAGTTCATCATCCGCAAGTCCGACGAGCCTCTTTCCGTCCCTTTCTGACGTGGGCGCTGTGTTTTCCGCATATCCCGGTGAGAACCTCGTGTTCTTCATCCCCAGTGGTTCGAAAATCGCGTAGATGAACTCATCGAAGCGTTGATTGGTTATCCTCTCGACGATCGCCATGAGTGTGGTGAAGTTGAGACACGAATAAACGATCTTTTTGCCGGGTTCTTCGACGGGTTGTATTTTCACTATCTCTTCGAGCAACTCTCTGCCCCTGAAACATTTCCAAAGTTCCGAGTAAGGTTGCATGCCTGAGGTGTGTGAAAGAAGCTGCAAGATGGTGATGTCGGCCTTGGGCTTTTCAACGTTCAAGAACCTTCCAACTGTGTCGTGCAAGTGGAGATAACCTTCGCTGAACAGTTTCATCACTGCGGTGGTGGTCGCAACGACCTTCGTCACGCTCGCAAGATCGTATATGGTGTCTATGTTGGTCTTTCTCTCAAAATCGAGAGTTCCATAGGCTTTCTCGTAGACGATTTCGTCGGGCCATCCGATCAGCAATGTTGCGCCAGGATAGATCCTGTTCAAACCTTCTTCAACGATCCTGTCCACACACCTGAAAAGTTTTTCGCTCAATCTCCTCACCCCTCGTGCAGGAAGCAGGCAACTCTGTGTTTTTGTTCACCCTGCAACTGTGGTTTTTCCTTTTCGCATTTTTCGAGTCTGTAGGGACACCTCGTCGAGAAAACGCACCCAGATGGTGGATTCACCGGACTTGGCGGTTCTCCGTGTAGTTTCACCTGCGACAGCTTCCTTTGCCTCGGGTCCCAGCTTGGAACGGCCGACATGAGCGCCCTCGTGTAGGGATGCAGTGGATTTTCAAAAACCTCCACTGCTTCACCTTCTTCCACCACGTTGCCCAAGTACATCACGATCAGTCTGTCACTCATGTGATAAACCAGATCGAGGTTGTGGGATATGAAAAGATACGACATCCTGTATTCCTCTCTCAACTCTTGAAGCAGATTCACTATTTGACTCTGCACAGAAACGTCTAAGGCGGATGTCGGCTCATCGCATACTATCAACTTCGGTTTCAAGGCTATGGCTCTTGCTATGGCTATCCTCTGTCTCTGCCCACCTGAGAACTCGTGTGGATAGCGTGACAAGTGCTCTCTGTGCAATCCAACTCTCACCAGAAGGTCCGTAACGTAGTCTTCCATTTCTTTCTTTGATGTGAAGATTCTGTGCGCCTCGAGTGGTTCCTTCACCACGTCCACGATCGTCATCCTCGGATCGAGCGAGTTGAACGGATCTTGAAAGACCATTTGAACGGTTCTTCGAAAGAGTCTTTCGATGTCTTTGGGAGCCTTCTTCGTCACATCGAGACCTTGAAATTCGATCCTGCCAGAAGTGGGTTGGAGAATTCTCGCAACGATCCTTCCGAGCGTTGTTTTTCCACAGCCAGATTCTCCAACCACGCCCACCGTCTCGTTCTCTTTTATGTCCAGGTCCAACTCTTCGAGTGCCCTGACCCAACCTATGACTTGCAAGAAGACTCCTGCCCTGATGGGGAAATACTTTTTAACCTTGCGGAGTGAGATTATCATCGAGCACCACCTTCGTGGTACAGCCAGCACGCTACGGAGGAACCATTCAGCTGAACTTCCACAGGTTCTTCTCTGCGACAGATCTCCATGGCCTTTGGACATCTGGGGTGAAACCTACAACCACTCGGCCAGTTCGTGGGAGGGGGAACGACGCCCTCGATGAACGGAAGCTTCTTGTTCTTGTACTCCTTTTTGAGCCTCGATTCGAGCAATCCCTTCGTGTAAGGATGCAAGGGTTGTTTGAAGAGTTTCACGACATCTGATCTCTCCACGATCTTTCCAGCGTACATTACGTGCACCCTGTCGGCAACCTCCGCCACGACACCGAGATCGTGCGTGATGAAGATCACAGACGTTTTGTACTGTTTCTGCAACTGTTTGAAGAGATTGAGCACCTGTGCCTGTATGGTGACGTCCAGCGCCGTGGTGGGCTCGTCCGCAATGACGATGTCCGGATTGGTGAGCAGAGCGATCGCGATCATGATTCTCTGGAGCATTCCACCGCTCATCTGGTGGGGATATTCATCGAACCGCCGTTCTGCCAGAGGTATCTGCACCTTTTTCAGCATGTCTACGCACAGCTGCCTCGCACGCTCTTCATCTATCTTCAAATGCTTCATGGCAACTTCCATCATCTGCTTTCCCACCGTGTAGAGTGGATCGAAGGATGACATCGGCTCTTGAAAGATCATGGAGATCTTTTTACCGCGAATCTCTTCGAATTCTTTTTGTGAAATCTTCGTCAATTCCACACCACGATACAGGATACTCCCACTCACGATCGCCTTCTTGATGAGTCCAAGGATCGTCAGCACGGTAACCGTCTTGCCACAACCAGATTCTCCGACGATCGCGAGCGTTTCTTGCTCGTTGAGTGTGAATGAGACACCGTCGACGGCCTTCACCAAACCATCGAGTGTGTTGAAGTGGACCTTGAGATCTTTCACTTCGAGGAGCTTCATACCTTCTCAACCGTCCTGTAGGGATCGAGTGCGTCTCTGAGCGCATCACCAACGAAGTTGAAGGCCAAGACCGAAACCATGATGAAAAAGCCTGGTATCAGTAACCATGGGCTCGTCGAAAGTGCCGAGAGCGATTGAGCCTGGTTCAACAGCAATCCCCAGCTCGTCATGGGTTCCTTTATGCCCAAGCCCAGAAAGCTTATCGCACTCTCTCCCAGGATCATTCCTGGTATTGATAAGGTTGAAACGACCACCAGATAACTCATGATGTTGGGTATCAGATGCCTTGTGATTATCTTGAAATTCGAAACACCTGCTACTTTCGCTGCGAGCACGAACTCTTTTTCTCTCATACTCAAAACCATTCCCCTCACGACACGCGCAACACCCATCCAGCCTATGAGTGACAGGACGATCACGATGCCGAAGTACACCCACGTGCTCGGCCAGCTCGGAGGCAGTATGACGGACAAGGCGAGCCACAGTGGGATTCGCGGGAAAGACCTCAGCAGTTCTATGAATCTTTGGATCAAAACATCGATCCAACCTCCATAGTAACCTGATACCGATCCAACAATCGAACCAATGAGAACACTGATGAACGTGCCAACCAGACCCACCGTGAGTGACACCCTGCCACCATGCAGCACTCTGGAGAACAGATCCCTGCCGAATCTGTCTGCCCCGAAGAGTAGTAACATCATTTGATTTGGGTCTGACTCTATCCCAAACAAGTGCACGTCGGTCTTGAATAGTCCCCAGAACTCGTACTCTTCACCTTTGACGAACAGTTTGATCGGGTAAATCTTCGACCTATCTTCCTCGTACTTCACTTTGAACGTGACAGGATCCCTCGTTCTTTTGAGTCCGTACACGAAGGGCCCTTTGAATTTTCCTTCGTGGAAGAACCTGATCTTTGTGGGAGGTGCGTACGTGAAACGACTGTGGGTCTCGGTGAAGTTGTATGGTGAGATGAAGTCTGCGAAGATTATCAAGACGTACAGTACCACGAGTGTCCAAAAACCGATCAAACCGAGCTTGTGTCTTCTGAACTGGTAGAAAACTCTCTGCCACGTGTTCATGTTTTCACCTCAACTGATCCTTATCCTGGGATCGAGTAAAGCCAAGGCAATGTCGGCAAGCAAGTTTCCAATCTGTGTTATCAGAGCTATGAACAGGAGAAAGGCCATCACCAGATACTGATCGTGGTTCAACAGTGCGCTGTAGAAGAACGGTCCTATAGTCGGGAGGTTCAGAACTATCGAGGCGATGATCGTGCCACTGAAAACGTTGGGAAGCTCCATACCAGCTATGCTCACCAAGGGGTTCATCGCGTTCTTTATCACGTGTCTCCTCACGGTTTTTTCGTCCAGACCCCGCGCCCTCAAAGCAGTGACGAAGGGTGAACCCAGCACGTCCAACATGTTTCCACGCATGATCCTCATCAAACCAGCAAGCCCACTCACACCTATGACCACGATGGGCAACCACAGATGCTTGAGCAAATCGATGAACTTTGCCCAGCTCATCGGAGCGCCTATGAACTGTGGTGAAAACAGACCACCCACCGCAGTTCCTCCCAGTCTCAGTACGAGATACGTTAAGACCAGCGCGAGAAAGAATTCTGGGATTGAAAGACCAATGAATCCCAGAACCGTGAGTGTGTAATCGCCCGGCGTGTATGGATGCAGCGCGGAATAGATGCCCATGAGTGTTGCAAAGAGCCATTGAAAACCTATCGTCAGCACGGAGATCGCCACGGTCCAACCGAGTCTTTCCCATATCAGTTCAACCACTGGCCTCTGGTAGGAAAAGGAATAACCGAAATCTCCCTTGGTGACGATGTTCTTTATCCACATGAAATACCTTTGGTAGGCTGGTTTATCTAAGGCCAATTCCCTTCTCAGAGATTCGATCTGTTCGGGAGAGATGCGTGGATTTTCGAGATACTGCGAAAGAAAATCACCCGGTTGAAGTTCCGTGACGACGAAGCAGATGACAGACACGAAGAACATCATCGGTATCATGATCAAAATCCTGCGCACGATGAAAGTCCACATCTCAGATCACCTTTGAAAAGGGCTCCCCGGGCGGGGAGCCCAGAATGATCATTTCCTGTAGCTGGTCCAGACGGTGAAGATGGGCACGCCCTCTTCTGTCACGCCCGCATTGCCTAAGGTTTTGTTGAAGCCCCAGATGTTCATACCCTTGCACACGAAGATCACAGGCAGATAGATGTGGTACAACTCTTGAACTTCATCATAGTAAGCCTTTCTCTTGGCAGGATCCATCTCTATCTGAGCCTTTTCGAACAGTTCCCAGATCCTCTTTTCCCAGTCTAACATTTCCTCAAAGACTGGTTGTGGAGGCGTCTTGGTCTTGTCCATGGTCGAGTAGTGCCAGTAGTAGAGTTGTGTTCCAGGTTGCCATATGGCTTTTCTGAGTTGCAGGTCTGGTTGGTTACCGAACGCCCTTATGCCGGCCTGGAAATTGCTCGCGCCGAACATCTGTCCGACCAGGGACGCATCGAGGATCTGCAAGTTGACCTTTATCCCAATTTTCTTCAAATCCTCAGCAAATATGACTGCGACATCCTGATATTCCTTCGGCGAGTTCTGAACGAGCAGATTGAACTCGACTCTCCTGCCACTCGGAAAGAGCCTGTAGCCTTCTTTGTCTCTCTTCGTCAGGCCGATTTTGTCCAGCAGTTCGTTGGCCTTCTTCAGATCGTACGGTCTCAAGAGTTCTTCCACCTTCGGGTTGTAGAAGGCCTTGTTGGACGGGAGTATCAAGCCCGCATCGGGTATCGCCAAACCGGCGAAGACTTCGTCTATGATTCTCTCTCTGTTGAGAGCGTACTCCATGGCCTCTCTGAATTCGAGTTTTCTGAAGAGATCACGTAGTTCTGGATCGTCCACGTCGAAGTTGAAGGAAATGTGTATCGGACTCGGCGTTGCCTGAGTTGGTTGGGTCGCGTAAACGACGTAAGGTGTTTTTCCAGTCAATTCTTGTTCTTTCAACATCGGAAAGTCTCTCGAGGAGATCGCCATGAAATCGATCTCGCCAGCCATGAACTTTGCAAGTCTTATCTCTGCGTCCCTGATGATCAAATATTCCACTCTGTCAAAGTAGGGCAGTCTGTTTCCGAAACGGTCGACTTTCCAGAAATACGGGTTTCTCTCGAGCACGAGCTTTTGATCCGTGATGAGCTGAACAGGTTTGAAGGGACCGTTCACGACGATTTCCTTCGGGTCGGTGTTGGACAGCCAAACCTTGTTGACCGAACCGAGATCGTTCTTGTCGATGAGAGGTTCAAGCTTGTGCTTTGGATAAATGTAGACGTGTGAAAGCACCGTGAAGAAGGCACCGTAAGGTGATGGAAGAATGGCCTTGACGGTCTTGTCGTCGATCTTGACCCACTCGATCATCTTGTTGACACCTTTTTCGTCCGGTATCGTGAACCTGGCGATCGAATTGCCTCGCGCGTACTGGTTCATGACGAAGTACTGGAAAGTGAACACCACGTCGTCCGCAGTGATGGGAGTTCCATCCGACCAGTAAGCTTCACGGAGCCTGAATGTAACTTCTTTTCCGTCAGCTGAAACGACCCAAGACTTAGCGAGCGCAGGTTTGATCTCGTTCGTCACGGGATGCATCTCCACCAGCGGTGAGAACATGGGTCCCATGATGACACTGTAGCTTGAGCCATCGAGTGTTCCGTACAGTAGGAAAGATTCAGGGGTCGAAGCCAAAGCGAGCCTCAGGGTCCCCCCGGTCTTAGGTGATGGATCAGGTGTCAGAAGTTCGTCTTGTACCATGTACTCTGTTGCAAATACTGCACAGGCCAGAAGTGCAAGCACCAGTAAAAGGACCTTCCTCATAGCAACACCTCCCCAAAAAAGAATGTCATTACAATATTCATATTCCCCGATTATGATATCACAGGGTTACCCAGAGTTGTGTTAACATAAATGCCGTTTTTCGAAGAGGATCAGCAGAAAGTTTTGCGGTGGTATCATTCCGACACATTGATGCGCATCATCGACGATACATGCAAGGTTTTTTGCGCTTCAATTCGCGACACTCTGTAGCTCTAAGCGGTATGACACCACTGTGAGTCGCTTAGAAACTTCTATCTGCTTGCATGCGTGGCAAATGATGGCTGGTTCCTTATAGTACCGTCATGTAAACAGACACCAGTCCAATCTATCCTCTCAGCTGAGGCCCTCAAGAACGTCACGAAGATATGCAACGACAGTCTCCTTTACCCGACTCGTGTGCTTTACGACATAATATACTTGGCCACGTTCAACGAGCGTTCCATTCTTTCCCGCTTTGCTATCTTTTGCGCTTATCGACGTTCTACTTGGGAGTAGTGTTTACCGAGAATTCGTCCTCGTCTCCGCCGATTCCGGCTATTCTTCACCCATCGGATAAGCTCCGGTGTTACCGTTGGCATCCATTTTTATGATGTATACATCGTAATTTCCTGCCCCGAAAGACGATGTATATCCAGCGACGATGTATCCACCATCGCTCGTCTGTTGAATGGACCATGCCAGATCATCGTAACTTCCTCCAAAAGTTTTGCTCCACACCTCGTTCCCACTCGTATCGAGCTTCAAGATGTAAACATCGTACGATCCCACTCCAGCGGAGGACGTGTACCCTGCGACGATGTATCCACCATCACTTGTCTGTTGAATGCAGTATGCCCTGTCATCGTAACTTCCTCCGAAGGTTTTCTCCCACACTTTGTTTCCATTCGCGTCAAGCTTCAGGATGTAAACCTCCTCCCGATTAGAAGAGGACCATGTGTAGCCTGCGACGATGTATCCACCATCGCTTGTCTGTTGAATAGAATATGCCCTGTCGTCGTTGCTTCCACCAAAAACTTTCTGCCAAACGACCTGCTGAACTTCCTGAAGTCGGAGCTGGAAATCCACTGTGACAACTTGTCCAGCTTCTACATTCACCGCCTTACTCTCGCTGACGTAACCACTCTTGGAAGCTATAATCGTTCTCTGACCAGCAGGAACGTTTGTTATCTCGTACTGTCCATCCGAGTTGGTTGTAGTCTGTAATTCTGTGCCCTGCACAGCAACCGTTGCATCCTGTATCGGTTGAGCGTTGTTGTCCCTCACGGTACCTCGTACAGTCCCAGTGGAGGTCACAGGCGCGAGTGTGAAATTCACCGTCACAGTCTGTCCAGCTTCCACGTACACCACCTTGCTTTCAGGGGTGTACCCATTCTTAGATGCCGTGATTGTCCATTTACCAGCAGGAACGTTCGATATCTGGTAGGAACCCTGTGAGTCAGTCACGGTCCTCAAATTAGTGGTGTTCACAACAACCGTTGCGTCTTCCACCAGTTGATTCACGCTGTCCTTCACAGTACCCCGTACGGACCCTCTTGGTTGTTCGACTGGAGCTGCGCACTGCGTAATCAAGAGGGAGATCGAGAGCAGCAAGAGAAGATGGAAGATCTTCTTCATCGTGTCGGCCTCCTTACGTGATTGTACACCTTTTGTATAAACTACGCCTTCTCTGTTGCTATCCTCACCGAAAGCAAACTTAGGATCGGTTTTGAATCCTCGAATGGGTGGGTATATCGCTGTTGTTACACTTCGTATAAAATAAGTCTACGCTCCGCAACGTCAACTGTCAATGGCTTTGGTCTTTGGCTACTCAGGAAAGGAGTCTTTCACTTAAAATACCCACGTGAAAACGAGTTACATCAAATCTGGTAGCAAGCAACTCGCGAGAGAGAAGATAAAGGTTCCTGAGGAACAAGCTTTCATAGCAGGTTCGTTCTCAGGTTTGCCTGTTTCCTGACTTTGTGGTAACATACCACGGGAAATTGAGTTTTATATGGTATACGTGGTTCGTATACTTAGAGTTGAGTAAGATCGTTGTGCCTCTGAGTCATCACAAAACTTGGAAAGATCGCTGAAGGAGGTGCAAATATGCCCAAAGCAGAAGGGAAGACCTTTCAGTTTGAAGGGCACGAATCCATAAGGACGGATTTTCTCGAAACGATAGATTTCGATGGAAAAGACGAGTACATCAAGATCGAGACCGATGAATTCTCGGCGGTCTGTCCCTTCTCGGGTTTACCAGACATAGGCCGCGTGATCATCGAGTACTATCCAGACGGTGGGAAAATCGTGGAATTGAAATCGCTGAAGTACTACTTCGTGAGCTTCAGAAACGTTGGTATCTACCAAGAAGAGGCAACGAAGAGGATCTACGAAGATCTCAAACGTCTTCTCAAGACCGACAGGCTCAGGGTCACCGTGGTGTACAACGTTCGTGGAGGCATAAAGACCACGACCCAGATGGGGGACCTCGCAGGCCATGACAGAAAAGTTGAATGAAAAGCTCATCACACTGACGAGCATCTTCGTCTTCGCCATAGTGGCTTCGAACGTGACGGCTTCGAAGTTGGTGAACCTCGGACGATTCGTTGTCCCGATAGCTGTACTCTGTTATCCTGTGACCTTCGCGATCACAGACATAGTGAGCGAAGTCTATGGAAAAAAGATCGCCCGAAGGATCGTCTGGGCGGGTTTCTTCGTCTCGATCCTTCTGGCACTGTACTCGAGAATCGTTGTGGTCTACCCACCGGCGGACTTCTTCGAAGGGAACGAAGCTTTCGTGAAGGTCTTTTCTTCCACACCCAGGATCGTCCTTGCGAGCATGGTTGCTTACGTAGCTTCACAGACTCACGACGTGTGGGCATTTCACGTTTGGAAGAAGCTCACCAAAGGCAGACACCTCTGGGTGAGAAACAACCTTTCCACGCTCGTTTCTCAGTTCATCGACACGTGCCTGTTCATCACGATAGCATTTCTCAACGTTGTGCCTGGAGAAATCCTCGTGCGCATGATCTTCTCTCAGTACATCGTTAAATTCATCATTGCAATCATAGACACACCCTTTGTCTATCTTGGAGTCAAGCTGGTCAGTGGAAGATGGATCGTGGCCGAGACAAACTGAGAGCGAAAAAGCCCCCGAGTGGGGGCTTGAGTTTAACTCCTCAGTGACGCGTACAAGCTGGCGTAAAGTCCCGCTGTGAGTTGGATTTGAACGAGACTCTTCACGGGTATCACTTTGAACTTCGTTTTCTTCTCGAGTTGCTCTATGCGAGAATCGATCAGCTTCTTGATTTGGCCCGCTGCTTGTTTCAGAATGGGATCTTTCTTGAATCTGTTCTGGCTTTTGACCAATCTGTAGAGCATACCCCATTTGAAAAGGCTGTAGGATTTGCTCGCGACCTCGTTGTCGAACTTCTCGGCGACGGTGGCATTCCTTGAGAGCTCTTCAGCGGTCTCTGCCCACTTCTTCTCGGCTTCGAAAGCCTTCTCGAAAGATTTCATGAAATACTCCAGTGCGTCCTGAAACTTCGTGTGGGTGTCTATGTGGGATTTGATCTTTTCGTAGATCTCTTTCAGCGTGTCCATGTCTTTTTTCTGGAACTCGAGATTCTCCAAAACCAGATCTCGACGCACGGATTTCGTTTGCCTGAGATTGCAAATTCTTTCGTCGTAGTAGTATGGAACCTCACAAACTATTTCGAAGAGGTTCGGGTTGAACCTCCTCGCGTAGCCAAGGCTGCTCTCACCGCTCATTATGATCTCTGCGGGATCTCTCTGGGAGTACTTTTCATAGAAATCGTAGATATCCACAGTTGTGGGCATCTGGAACACGGCTTGGTGGTACTGTTTCACGAATG
This window contains:
- a CDS encoding carboxypeptidase regulatory-like domain-containing protein codes for the protein MKKIFHLLLLLSISLLITQCAAPVEQPRGSVRGTVKDSVNQLVEDATVVVNTTNLRTVTDSQGSYQISNVPAGKWTITASKNGYTPESKVVYVEAGQTVTVNFTLAPVTSTGTVRGTVRDNNAQPIQDATVAVQGTELQTTTNSDGQYEITNVPAGQRTIIASKSGYVSESKAVNVEAGQVVTVDFQLRLQEVQQVVWQKVFGGSNDDRAYSIQQTSDGGYIVAGYTWSSSNREEVYILKLDANGNKVWEKTFGGSYDDRAYCIQQTSDGGYIVAGYTSSAGVGSYDVYILKLDTSGNEVWSKTFGGSYDDLAWSIQQTSDGGYIVAGYTSSFGAGNYDVYIIKMDANGNTGAYPMGEE
- the queF gene encoding preQ(1) synthase, with amino-acid sequence MPKAEGKTFQFEGHESIRTDFLETIDFDGKDEYIKIETDEFSAVCPFSGLPDIGRVIIEYYPDGGKIVELKSLKYYFVSFRNVGIYQEEATKRIYEDLKRLLKTDRLRVTVVYNVRGGIKTTTQMGDLAGHDRKVE
- a CDS encoding queuosine precursor transporter — translated: MTEKLNEKLITLTSIFVFAIVASNVTASKLVNLGRFVVPIAVLCYPVTFAITDIVSEVYGKKIARRIVWAGFFVSILLALYSRIVVVYPPADFFEGNEAFVKVFSSTPRIVLASMVAYVASQTHDVWAFHVWKKLTKGRHLWVRNNLSTLVSQFIDTCLFITIAFLNVVPGEILVRMIFSQYIVKFIIAIIDTPFVYLGVKLVSGRWIVAETN
- a CDS encoding M14 family zinc carboxypeptidase; this translates as MSVLEKVIENVPNYTGFMIVEELNESSKALAKQFPNLVEMKQVGESVSGEPIYCLKIGHGKKNALLYGFPHPNEPVGSLMLDYLSWELARNEELRKLFDFTWYIVKVADVDGAMLNEGWFKTPYSFRKYVYNYYRPAGNEQVEWSFPIEYKTLKYDKPSPETKALMEIIDSAKPDFIYSLHNAGFGGVYYYVSEDAPLLYPIFEKAAQDRDVPLSLGEPEVPFVKQYHQAVFQMPTTVDIYDFYEKYSQRDPAEIIMSGESSLGYARRFNPNLFEIVCEVPYYYDERICNLRQTKSVRRDLVLENLEFQKKDMDTLKEIYEKIKSHIDTHTKFQDALEYFMKSFEKAFEAEKKWAETAEELSRNATVAEKFDNEVASKSYSLFKWGMLYRLVKSQNRFKKDPILKQAAGQIKKLIDSRIEQLEKKTKFKVIPVKSLVQIQLTAGLYASLYASLRS